One window of the Bos indicus x Bos taurus breed Angus x Brahman F1 hybrid chromosome 8, Bos_hybrid_MaternalHap_v2.0, whole genome shotgun sequence genome contains the following:
- the LOC113897513 gene encoding major allergen Equ c 1-like has protein sequence MVWTWSHSATSIFQRVNGVCTELPLTCDSTGEDGVYTVSYDGENKFRILQVNYSQHIIFYLENFSDSFKLLELYAREPDTSPELKNEFVEICQKYGVVKENVIDLTKVDRCLQARGNGVA, from the exons ATGGTCTGGACTTGGTCCCATTCAG CAACTTCGATATTCCAGAG GGTAAACGGAGTGTGTACTGAGCTTCCTTTGACTTGTGACAGCACAGGAGAGGATGGCGTATATACTGTTAGCT aTGATGGAGAGAATAAATTTCGCATACTTCAGGTGAACTATAGtcaacatattattttttatctcGAGAATTTCAGCGACTCGTTCAAACTGCTAGAGCTCTACG CCCGAGAACCAGATACGAGTCCAGAACTCAAGAACGAGTTTGTGGAAATTTGCCAAAAGTATGGAGTTGTTAAGGAAAACGTTATTGACCTGACCAAAGTGG ATCGCTGCTTGCAGGCGCGAGGGAATGGAGTGGCCTAG